From one uncultured Methanoregula sp. genomic stretch:
- a CDS encoding VWA domain-containing protein, translating into MSDDSYLDQQPLGPVTFAENPEPRCPCLLLLDTSGSMAGKPIAELNAGLRAFYEELQGDSLASKRVEVALISFGPVRIISNFNTADYFLDPTLVAEGDTPLGEAIRQGIDLVRKRKDEYRANGISFYRPWIFLITDGSPTDTWQHAAAAIREGESSKSFAFFVVGVQNADMKTLRQLSVREPLKLQGLKFREFFQWLSNSMKSASRSNPGDRILLAPPSGWSEI; encoded by the coding sequence ATGAGCGACGATTCCTATCTCGATCAACAACCACTTGGACCAGTAACCTTTGCAGAAAATCCCGAACCCCGCTGCCCCTGCCTGTTACTGCTGGATACATCCGGATCCATGGCAGGAAAGCCAATAGCTGAACTCAATGCCGGGCTCAGGGCATTTTACGAAGAACTGCAGGGAGATTCCCTTGCTTCAAAACGTGTTGAGGTCGCGCTCATATCATTTGGCCCGGTCAGGATCATCAGCAATTTCAATACCGCGGATTATTTCCTTGACCCGACCCTGGTGGCCGAGGGCGACACTCCCCTTGGCGAAGCGATCCGTCAGGGTATCGACCTTGTCAGGAAGCGCAAGGATGAGTACCGTGCAAACGGGATCTCCTTCTACCGCCCGTGGATCTTCCTGATCACCGACGGATCCCCCACGGACACGTGGCAGCACGCCGCAGCCGCTATCCGGGAAGGGGAGAGTTCGAAATCCTTTGCATTTTTTGTTGTCGGCGTCCAGAATGCCGACATGAAAACCCTCAGGCAGTTATCCGTGCGCGAACCGCTCAAGCTCCAGGGGCTTAAGTTCCGGGAATTTTTCCAGTGGCTCTCCAATTCCATGAAATCCGCTTCACGGAGCAACCCCGGGGACAGGATCCTGCTCGCTCCACCCTCCGGCTGGAGTGAGATATGA